A window of Halichoerus grypus chromosome 15, mHalGry1.hap1.1, whole genome shotgun sequence genomic DNA:
ATATAGGCTCTTTGCCTCTCCTGTGATCTTTGATCTATGTGGGTGGATGTGGCAATGGGCACAGGGAGAGGCAAGTATAGGTGGAAATTACCAAGAAGAAAGGAATCCTGATCACTGATGGACATGTttatgagcacctactatgtgtcaagatTCGTGttgggatggggcgcctgggtggctcagtcgttaagcgtctgccttcagctcaggtcatgctcccagggtgctgggatcgagccccgcatcgggctccctgcttagccggaagcctgtttctccctctcccactccccctgcttgtgttcctgctctcgctgtctctctctgtcaaataaataaaatcttaaacaaacaaacaaacaaaaaagatttgtGCTGGGTGCTGCAGACATGGTAGAGAAAAAGATAAGCTCCCTGCTCCAGTCTCTGGAGGCACGCTGTTTTCACTCAAATCATGCTTCTGAATCTTGCAAATTGTATTACCTTGGGAAATtcttttacctctctgtgcctcatgttcctcatctgtaaaatggggataataatagcagtGCTGTGAAAATTAAACTGAGTTGCCACAGGGACCTGGCCCAGAATACAGGCTACGTAAGGGTCTGCTATGATTATATGATTATTATCATGGACCATAGAGTCCAGTCGGGGTGACCTTGCCTCATTCCCCAGGGGCTGAGGCACTTGCTATCTCTCCCACTCCTGGTCTCAGGTGTTCATAAAATATGAGGGGCTACCCCTCTCTGCCGCTGCTATACCTGGGATTGACCACCTGCTTAGACACCTCACCCAGTGGGGAGCAAGACCAAGGTGAGTGTTTGAGGGACGAGCTGGTGTCCAGGCACAGACCTCCATCCACCTTCCCCTGACTCAGGAACCCTTGCTTCTAGTCCCCTCCTCTCCCAGAACGCCATAGTTCTCCATCCCCTTAGGTTCGGGTTCCTCCATGTTCCCCAGGCTTAGGAACTCCCCATTTCTCTGTCCTTCATGTCCTTTGGGCCCAGGAGTCTTCCTGGACTCCCCAGAGGCCCAGAGCTTTCTAGGAAGCCATAGCCGGATTCCACGAGCCAATCACTGGGACCTGGAGCTGCTCACGCCAGGAAACCTGGAACGGGAGTGTTATGAGGAGCGGTGTTCCTGGGAGGAGGCGAGGGAGTATTTTGAGGACAATACTCTGACGGTGAGAGCCACTCTAGGTCCTGGGATGTCCTGGCCCACAATTCCCTCTACCCTGGGTCTCAGAAATCAGGGTGGGTTGGTTTGGGGGGTATGGAATCTCCCCGTTGGCATGCTGTCTTTCCACCTGCTCGACTTCCATCCTTTCAAGGAGCGCTTTTGGGAGAGCTACATCTACAATGGCAAAGGAGGTGAGTTGGGGCGGGAGGGCGGGGGCTCTTGTTCTGTGCAGCTAAGGCAGCCCTTTCCCCTGGAGGTTGAACCAGCATCCCCTACCCCAAATTTGCCTCCTCCAAATTCAATGCTCCCTGAGTATCCTGGAGGTGGTTATTAAAAGAGTCCCCTCCTTTGAGACTAGAGCCCCTGCC
This region includes:
- the PRRG2 gene encoding transmembrane gamma-carboxyglutamic acid protein 2 isoform X2 translates to MRGYPSLPLLYLGLTTCLDTSPSGEQDQGVFLDSPEAQSFLGSHSRIPRANHWDLELLTPGNLERECYEERCSWEEAREYFEDNTLTVRATLGPGMSWPTIPSTLGLRNQGGLVWGVWNLPVGMLSFHLLDFHPFKERFWESYIYNGKGGRGRVDVAGLAVGLTSGILLIVLASLGAFWYLHCRRGRGQQPCPQDTRHTVGAQSVFAACLHGTRFMCDHHSVCIVSGLSSLIP
- the PRRG2 gene encoding transmembrane gamma-carboxyglutamic acid protein 2 isoform X1; amino-acid sequence: MRGYPSLPLLYLGLTTCLDTSPSGEQDQGVFLDSPEAQSFLGSHSRIPRANHWDLELLTPGNLERECYEERCSWEEAREYFEDNTLTVRATLGPGMSWPTIPSTLGLRNQGGLVWGVWNLPVGMLSFHLLDFHPFKERFWESYIYNGKGGRGRVDVAGLAVGLTSGILLIVLASLGAFWYLHCRRGRGQQPCPQEAELINSLSPLGDLGPPTPLPPPPPPPPGLPTYEQALEASGVHDLPPPPYTSLRRPR